In a genomic window of Algoriphagus halophilus:
- a CDS encoding PVC-type heme-binding CxxCH protein has product MRKINSFAQVLATAIGLLAFSCTPDQKIEVKKDSHIMMVGNNLGSRMMNFGYFETELYERFPDNQLIIRNMSDPGDTPGFRPRSAINDPWAFPGAEDFQEEYATPSGSIGFFEKPDEWLTRLKADVIIGFFGFNESFQGEAGLQNFKAELDAFIRHTLAQTYNDSTAPQLAIVSPIAFEDLSDQLDVPDGKAENKNILLYTEAMEEVVAKHENVLFVDAFGPSEKWYALENEPLTIDGSQLNDKGYRMFSEFLADEIFGGTPKVPENEELIHEAVMEKNWIWHNDYKIPNGVHVFGRRYDPFGPDNYPFELEKIRQMTAIRDTAIWMATKGEKKDLAAADALTRSLPEVKTNYNPDANGDLEYKYGEDALKTISVPKGYKIELFASEDEFPELANPVQMSFDNKGRLWVAVMPSYPHYKPGDSKPNDKLLIFEDTDKDGKADEVKVFADGLSIPVGFEIAPEGVYVSQAPNLVLLKDTDGDDKADVKEILLSGFDDHDTHHAISAFTTDESGAIHMAEGVFLHTNVETSYGPVRGTNGGFYRYEPKRHKLERVNQVSIPNPWGIAFDEWGQNFYAETSGPNVNWMLPGSVYPRYGNANFKGPNLIEQKHMVRPTSGLEFIYSRHFPEEMQGDLIINNTIGFLGTKQHKVHEDTVGFTTNWAQDLIKSTDGNFRPVDMEIAPDGSLYVVDWHNILIGHMQHNARDPFRDHVHGRVYRVTYPSRPLVEPAKIDGASIPELLENLKLPEYRTRYRTRRELRGRNADEVYEAVSKWLSELDPSDPRYEHHRLEALWVTWGINKINQDLLRQLLQSDDYRVRAASVRALRYTGHQVKDQPELLMAAVKDPHGRVRMEAIAAASWLPKEIGVPILAEAEKQEKDNTWIPRTLETAIAHINGLSVSEKKEEDIKSSLTGSDRELFVLGKEIYAREGFCETCHQENGRGLSASQFPPLAGTPWVTGNEERLIKIVLKGLLGPITVLGKDYPGQVPMTPFEGMLDDSEVAAVLTYVRNSFGNQASPISPELVKKVREEIKDMEGFYKPADLLKEHPLEK; this is encoded by the coding sequence ATGAGAAAAATTAATTCTTTTGCGCAAGTGCTGGCAACAGCAATTGGACTTTTAGCTTTTAGCTGTACCCCTGATCAAAAAATTGAAGTAAAAAAGGACAGTCACATCATGATGGTCGGAAATAATCTCGGCTCCAGAATGATGAATTTTGGCTATTTCGAAACAGAACTTTACGAAAGGTTCCCAGACAATCAACTCATCATTCGAAATATGTCCGACCCAGGGGATACCCCTGGGTTTAGACCCAGATCTGCCATCAATGACCCTTGGGCTTTCCCTGGAGCTGAAGATTTTCAAGAAGAATATGCCACGCCATCAGGAAGTATTGGCTTTTTTGAGAAACCTGATGAATGGCTGACCCGATTAAAAGCAGATGTGATCATTGGTTTTTTCGGTTTCAATGAAAGCTTCCAGGGAGAAGCAGGACTACAGAATTTTAAGGCGGAGCTAGACGCTTTTATCCGCCATACACTTGCACAAACCTACAACGACAGCACCGCTCCACAATTAGCTATTGTTTCCCCAATAGCATTCGAGGATTTATCGGATCAACTAGATGTACCCGATGGAAAAGCAGAGAACAAAAACATATTGCTTTATACCGAAGCCATGGAAGAAGTGGTAGCCAAGCATGAAAACGTACTATTCGTAGATGCTTTTGGTCCTAGCGAGAAATGGTACGCGTTGGAAAACGAACCCCTAACCATTGATGGCTCTCAATTGAATGACAAAGGGTACCGCATGTTTTCTGAGTTTTTGGCTGATGAAATTTTCGGCGGAACCCCAAAAGTCCCAGAGAATGAGGAGCTGATCCATGAAGCTGTCATGGAGAAAAACTGGATCTGGCATAATGATTATAAAATCCCAAATGGAGTACATGTCTTCGGTCGTAGATATGATCCATTCGGTCCTGACAACTACCCATTTGAATTGGAAAAAATCCGTCAAATGACGGCAATTCGGGATACGGCCATTTGGATGGCGACCAAAGGAGAAAAGAAAGATTTGGCTGCAGCGGATGCATTGACCCGATCACTTCCAGAGGTGAAAACAAATTACAATCCAGATGCCAATGGAGACTTGGAATACAAATATGGAGAAGATGCGTTAAAAACGATTTCAGTTCCTAAAGGATATAAAATCGAATTATTTGCCTCAGAAGATGAATTTCCTGAACTAGCCAATCCGGTTCAAATGTCTTTTGATAACAAGGGTAGACTCTGGGTAGCAGTCATGCCTAGTTACCCTCATTACAAGCCAGGCGACTCCAAACCAAATGACAAACTGCTGATATTTGAAGACACAGATAAAGATGGCAAAGCAGATGAGGTGAAAGTTTTTGCAGACGGATTATCCATTCCTGTAGGGTTTGAAATAGCGCCTGAAGGTGTTTATGTTTCTCAAGCACCAAATTTGGTTTTATTGAAAGATACCGACGGAGATGACAAAGCGGATGTAAAAGAAATCTTGCTGAGTGGATTTGATGATCACGACACTCACCATGCCATCTCTGCCTTTACCACCGACGAAAGTGGCGCGATTCATATGGCAGAAGGGGTGTTTCTACATACCAATGTGGAAACTTCCTATGGACCTGTAAGAGGTACAAATGGAGGGTTTTATCGGTATGAGCCCAAACGACATAAGTTGGAGCGTGTAAACCAAGTAAGTATTCCAAACCCTTGGGGAATTGCTTTTGATGAATGGGGACAGAACTTCTATGCAGAAACCTCAGGACCAAATGTCAACTGGATGCTTCCAGGTTCCGTGTATCCTCGCTATGGAAATGCCAATTTCAAAGGCCCAAATTTGATTGAGCAGAAACATATGGTTCGTCCTACTTCAGGCCTGGAATTTATCTATAGCCGACATTTCCCAGAAGAAATGCAAGGGGACTTGATCATCAATAATACCATTGGTTTCTTGGGTACCAAGCAACATAAAGTACATGAAGACACGGTAGGATTTACCACCAATTGGGCTCAGGATTTAATCAAATCTACGGATGGGAATTTTCGACCAGTAGATATGGAAATTGCGCCTGATGGTTCATTGTATGTGGTGGATTGGCACAATATCCTAATTGGGCATATGCAGCACAATGCAAGAGACCCATTCCGTGACCATGTCCATGGTAGAGTTTATAGAGTAACCTACCCTTCAAGACCTTTGGTAGAACCTGCAAAAATCGATGGCGCAAGCATTCCTGAATTGTTGGAAAATTTAAAACTGCCTGAATACAGAACTCGATACAGAACCAGAAGAGAATTGAGAGGTAGAAATGCAGATGAAGTATATGAAGCCGTAAGCAAGTGGCTTTCTGAACTGGATCCTTCTGATCCTAGATATGAACACCATAGACTAGAAGCACTTTGGGTAACCTGGGGAATTAATAAAATCAATCAAGACTTATTAAGGCAACTCTTACAGTCTGATGATTACCGGGTGAGAGCTGCCTCAGTGAGAGCTTTGAGGTATACTGGACATCAGGTGAAAGACCAACCGGAATTATTGATGGCCGCAGTCAAAGACCCGCATGGTAGAGTGAGAATGGAAGCCATCGCAGCTGCTTCTTGGTTACCTAAAGAAATTGGTGTTCCGATTTTAGCAGAGGCAGAAAAACAAGAAAAGGATAATACCTGGATTCCAAGAACCCTGGAAACTGCCATCGCCCATATCAATGGACTATCCGTATCTGAGAAAAAAGAAGAGGACATCAAATCATCTCTTACAGGATCCGACAGGGAATTATTTGTCTTGGGTAAAGAAATTTATGCGAGAGAAGGATTCTGTGAAACTTGCCACCAAGAAAACGGAAGAGGATTATCTGCATCCCAATTCCCTCCTTTGGCAGGAACTCCATGGGTTACTGGGAATGAGGAAAGATTAATCAAAATTGTCTTAAAAGGATTATTGGGTCCAATCACCGTACTGGGTAAAGATTATCCAGGACAGGTTCCTATGACTCCATTTGAAGGCATGTTAGATGATTCAGAAGTAGCGGCTGTTCTGACCTATGTAAGAAATTCCTTTGGGAACCAAGCTTCACCTATTTCACCTGAATTGGTCAAAAAGGTAAGGGAAGAGATCAAGGATATGGAAGGCTTCTATAAGCCGGCAGATTTGCTCAAAGAGCATCCTTTGGAAAAGTGA
- a CDS encoding twin-arginine translocation signal domain-containing protein, whose translation MKTSRRDFVKQTSLAGLAMSIAPSFSFGFNTDEIIGHGDFQYKVDPKWGMLDPSKVPVVNCHEMVMDRKGRMIMLTDEAKNNVIIYDQSGKLLKTWTLGLDRAHGLTLVDEGDAEYLWICDNGGRVVKTTLDGTIVSEIVSPVKEEIYTEKMSWVPTETTIGPNGDLYIADGYGSQYFLQYDRDGVFKRKFGGPGSGDSQFSTAHGITVDQRGGKTPTLLCTSRGHNSFKRFSLEGEYQETIFLPGAFVCRPVIHGDNLYAGVCWSRLRYLEQTPDSGFVTILNKENQVVSNPGGTAPEYRDGKLQLMVQSQPIFKHCHDVCIDQDENIYVCQWNAGKTYPIKLTRV comes from the coding sequence ATGAAAACAAGTCGAAGAGACTTTGTCAAACAAACCTCCCTTGCGGGATTAGCCATGAGTATTGCACCTTCATTTTCTTTCGGGTTCAATACAGATGAAATTATCGGACACGGTGATTTTCAATATAAAGTAGATCCTAAATGGGGCATGTTAGACCCTTCTAAGGTGCCTGTAGTGAATTGCCACGAGATGGTCATGGACCGAAAAGGGAGAATGATCATGTTAACTGATGAAGCAAAAAATAATGTGATCATTTATGATCAATCCGGCAAGCTTTTAAAAACTTGGACCTTAGGCTTGGATCGGGCACACGGGTTGACCTTAGTGGATGAGGGAGATGCGGAATATTTATGGATTTGTGATAATGGAGGCAGAGTGGTCAAAACCACGTTAGATGGAACCATCGTCAGTGAGATTGTTTCTCCTGTGAAAGAAGAGATTTATACCGAAAAAATGTCATGGGTGCCTACAGAAACGACCATAGGCCCCAATGGAGATTTGTACATTGCAGATGGCTATGGCTCTCAATATTTCCTTCAATACGATAGGGATGGGGTTTTTAAAAGAAAATTTGGAGGTCCTGGTTCTGGAGATTCTCAGTTTAGTACTGCCCATGGGATTACAGTAGACCAACGTGGCGGGAAAACACCTACACTTCTATGTACTTCAAGGGGACATAATTCATTCAAGAGGTTCAGTTTAGAAGGAGAATACCAAGAGACTATATTCTTACCGGGGGCTTTTGTTTGCAGGCCTGTAATTCATGGAGATAACCTCTATGCTGGTGTATGTTGGTCAAGATTGAGGTATTTGGAGCAAACTCCAGATTCAGGTTTTGTGACCATTCTCAATAAAGAGAATCAAGTGGTTTCAAATCCAGGAGGTACCGCTCCTGAATATCGGGATGGTAAATTACAGTTGATGGTTCAGTCTCAACCTATTTTCAAGCATTGCCATGATGTGTGCATTGATCAGGATGAAAATATCTATGTATGCCAGTGGAATGCTGGAAAAACCTATCCCATTAAATTGACAAGAGTTTAA
- a CDS encoding alpha-ketoglutarate-dependent dioxygenase AlkB family protein has translation MSLFDLDFDPAKNLLPEGGTVHYYGKLFNQKEADQYFQILLNEIEWRNDEAIIFGKKIITKRKVAWYAENPYEYTYSNSTKTALPWTKALLELKNKVEEKTGETFNSCLLNLYHNGAEGMAWHSDGEKDLKRNGAIGSLSLGAERKFAFKHKETKQKVEMMLEHGSLLVMKDKTQSNWLHRLPPTKKVSEARINLTFRTIVENP, from the coding sequence ATGAGTTTGTTTGATTTAGATTTTGATCCAGCTAAGAATCTTCTTCCAGAAGGAGGTACGGTACATTATTATGGGAAGTTATTCAATCAAAAGGAGGCTGATCAATATTTCCAGATCTTATTAAATGAGATTGAATGGAGGAATGATGAGGCTATCATCTTTGGTAAAAAGATCATTACAAAAAGAAAGGTAGCCTGGTATGCTGAAAATCCCTATGAATATACCTACTCAAATAGTACCAAGACTGCTTTACCTTGGACTAAGGCATTATTGGAGTTGAAAAATAAAGTGGAGGAGAAGACGGGAGAAACTTTTAATTCCTGCTTGCTAAACCTCTACCATAACGGAGCAGAAGGGATGGCATGGCACAGTGATGGAGAAAAAGATTTAAAAAGGAATGGAGCGATCGGTTCCCTTAGCTTGGGAGCTGAAAGAAAATTTGCATTCAAACACAAAGAGACCAAGCAAAAGGTGGAAATGATGTTGGAGCATGGCAGTCTATTGGTGATGAAGGATAAAACACAGAGCAATTGGCTTCATCGATTGCCTCCAACCAAAAAGGTGTCTGAAGCCAGAATAAACCTGACTTTTCGAACCATCGTCGAAAACCCCTAA
- a CDS encoding sugar phosphate isomerase/epimerase family protein, producing MKKLIYTIALIFFGFLPLSSSYSQEIALQLYSLRNEMKEDPVKYHQLISEWGIENLEGGGNYGMTDLEYEKLLEDNNLKFVGVGADYNQLTQSLTPIIQEAKRFGAKYVTCYWIPHAEGPISLDEIKVATALFNQTGKELKKEGLVFLYHPHGYEFAPNPEGNGVIMDYMLKNAKNFEFNIDVFWVKMGGGDPLKIMKKHKGKFPMLHLKDRLIGTPGSNDGHGDVETNVVLGTGDVDIAGIIKEAKKQGTEYLTIEDESSRSVSQIPLSIAFIKSQLEK from the coding sequence ATGAAAAAGCTGATTTACACTATTGCCTTGATATTTTTTGGTTTCCTACCGCTTTCATCAAGCTATTCTCAGGAAATAGCCCTTCAACTCTACTCCCTTAGAAATGAAATGAAGGAAGACCCTGTCAAATACCATCAATTAATATCTGAGTGGGGAATTGAAAACCTCGAAGGAGGTGGCAACTATGGAATGACAGACTTGGAATATGAGAAACTATTAGAGGACAATAATTTAAAGTTCGTTGGAGTTGGTGCCGACTATAACCAACTGACTCAATCATTAACACCTATTATCCAAGAAGCCAAACGGTTTGGAGCAAAGTATGTGACTTGCTACTGGATTCCGCATGCAGAAGGACCGATCTCCTTAGACGAAATAAAAGTGGCTACTGCACTTTTTAATCAGACTGGAAAAGAATTGAAAAAAGAAGGCTTAGTGTTTTTATACCACCCACATGGTTATGAGTTTGCTCCCAATCCGGAAGGAAATGGGGTAATCATGGATTACATGTTGAAAAACGCGAAAAATTTTGAATTCAACATAGATGTTTTTTGGGTTAAAATGGGTGGAGGAGACCCTCTGAAAATCATGAAAAAACACAAAGGAAAATTCCCCATGCTACATTTGAAAGACCGGTTAATCGGAACACCCGGATCCAATGATGGTCATGGAGACGTGGAAACGAATGTGGTACTAGGAACGGGAGACGTGGATATCGCTGGAATCATCAAAGAGGCTAAGAAGCAGGGCACCGAATACCTAACCATTGAGGATGAAAGTAGCAGGTCCGTGAGTCAGATCCCATTGAGTATTGCCTTTATTAAATCCCAATTAGAAAAATAA
- a CDS encoding VOC family protein, protein MKNVTVGWFEIPVADMDRAIAFYEKVFDCKLNKQVMGDFQMAWFPWEDMEKGAGGSLVYHKEFYAISDLAGPLIYFSSEDCDIELGRVEDAGGKVQIPKRMIAPDIGYMGVFRDSEGNRIAIHSRS, encoded by the coding sequence ATGAAAAATGTAACTGTTGGTTGGTTTGAAATTCCTGTTGCTGACATGGACAGAGCCATTGCTTTTTATGAAAAAGTTTTTGATTGTAAGTTGAATAAGCAAGTCATGGGAGATTTTCAAATGGCCTGGTTTCCATGGGAGGATATGGAAAAAGGGGCAGGTGGCAGTTTGGTATACCATAAGGAGTTTTATGCCATCAGCGATTTGGCTGGCCCATTAATTTATTTTTCATCAGAGGATTGTGATATCGAATTAGGAAGGGTAGAGGATGCGGGAGGAAAAGTTCAGATACCCAAGAGAATGATCGCTCCAGATATTGGATATATGGGAGTGTTTAGGGATTCTGAAGGGAATAGGATTGCGATTCACTCTAGAAGTTAA
- a CDS encoding DUF2911 domain-containing protein has translation MNNKSYCLAMILFICLAFTTQSFAQLQAPAPSPAAHVSQVVGFTKISIDYSSPAVKGRKVFGDLEKFGVTWRAGANNPTIIEFSTPVSVAGKNLNAGKYSLFITPMESGEWTVHLNPKANAVFAYMKDGKIDEAAVAADDAVAFKVKTMTPPMPHERMMFMISAEDNKVASIHFVWDQTMFAFPVDTQVDQKIEGFKGVF, from the coding sequence ATGAACAACAAATCCTATTGCTTGGCAATGATCTTATTTATTTGCCTTGCATTTACCACCCAATCTTTCGCCCAATTACAAGCTCCAGCACCAAGTCCTGCTGCCCATGTTTCCCAAGTCGTTGGTTTTACTAAAATCAGTATTGATTACTCTTCTCCTGCTGTGAAAGGCAGAAAAGTATTTGGGGACTTAGAAAAATTCGGGGTTACCTGGAGAGCTGGCGCCAATAATCCTACCATCATCGAGTTTAGCACTCCAGTAAGTGTGGCAGGAAAAAACCTGAACGCTGGAAAATACTCACTATTTATTACTCCCATGGAATCCGGAGAATGGACTGTTCATTTGAACCCAAAAGCAAATGCAGTGTTCGCCTACATGAAAGACGGCAAAATTGATGAAGCTGCAGTGGCTGCTGACGACGCCGTTGCTTTCAAGGTAAAAACCATGACTCCACCTATGCCTCATGAAAGAATGATGTTTATGATTTCTGCAGAGGACAATAAAGTGGCAAGCATTCACTTTGTTTGGGATCAAACCATGTTTGCATTCCCAGTAGATACCCAGGTAGACCAAAAGATAGAGGGTTTTAAAGGCGTATTTTAA
- a CDS encoding nucleoside hydrolase-like domain-containing protein: MIRISLFSIIYLFSVQLFGQTTSITKPRVLISTDIGGTDPDDNQSMSHLLMYNDLFDLEGLVSSPSYGSGSTAEIFRMINLYERDLPRLKKHKDGFAEPSFLRSITKQGRKGGAPFKGYSTSTEGSNWIIKAARKKDTRPLWVLVWGGLDDLAQALHDAPEIQKNIRVYWIGGPNKKWSANSYAYIAANFPDLWMIEVNSSYYGFFSNNQTPDVVKTTDYYQKSIQGAGHLGKDFKDYYKGEIKMGDTPSLLYLMNGNPNDPTGESWGGNFEKIKRSARVVVDRNTSLSDTVAFCTVVEYRFQGPKINVPADSSVFQMEVPYGDSKQIWPGYYLGEGLYSLRYAPKQAEVLKFKFTSEIQGFPTGEGQLVVTNLWPGKPNPQDYLLGENWFSDSTKPSDFDGRLQGGKTIFKWRNEVLSDWAERWSWLK, encoded by the coding sequence ATGATCCGTATAAGCCTTTTTTCTATTATTTACCTGTTTTCTGTTCAGCTCTTTGGACAAACCACTTCTATTACAAAACCACGTGTATTAATCAGTACCGACATTGGTGGCACCGATCCAGATGACAATCAGAGTATGTCACATCTTCTGATGTACAACGATCTTTTTGATTTGGAAGGATTAGTATCCTCCCCTTCATATGGAAGTGGAAGTACTGCGGAGATTTTTAGGATGATCAATCTTTATGAACGAGACTTACCTCGTTTAAAAAAACATAAAGATGGGTTTGCTGAACCATCATTCTTAAGATCTATTACCAAGCAAGGAAGGAAGGGTGGAGCTCCTTTTAAAGGATACTCTACCTCCACTGAGGGTTCGAATTGGATAATAAAAGCAGCAAGAAAAAAAGACACCCGACCTCTTTGGGTCTTGGTTTGGGGAGGGTTGGATGATTTGGCGCAAGCACTTCATGATGCGCCTGAAATTCAAAAAAACATCCGAGTGTATTGGATTGGAGGACCTAATAAGAAATGGTCTGCCAATAGCTATGCCTATATCGCTGCCAATTTCCCTGACCTCTGGATGATTGAAGTCAATTCCAGTTACTATGGCTTTTTCTCTAACAACCAGACACCCGATGTCGTCAAAACCACTGACTACTACCAAAAGAGTATTCAGGGAGCAGGACATTTGGGAAAAGATTTTAAAGACTATTACAAGGGAGAAATTAAAATGGGAGACACTCCTTCTCTCCTTTATCTAATGAATGGAAACCCAAATGATCCAACAGGAGAAAGCTGGGGTGGAAATTTTGAAAAAATCAAAAGAAGCGCCCGTGTAGTTGTTGATAGAAACACTTCCCTTTCCGATACTGTAGCTTTTTGCACAGTTGTGGAATATCGCTTCCAAGGACCAAAAATCAATGTTCCAGCAGATTCATCTGTGTTCCAAATGGAAGTCCCCTATGGAGATAGCAAGCAAATCTGGCCAGGATACTATTTAGGTGAGGGCTTATATAGCCTTCGGTATGCTCCCAAACAAGCAGAGGTATTGAAATTTAAATTCACTTCAGAAATTCAAGGATTCCCAACTGGAGAAGGACAACTTGTAGTTACCAATCTTTGGCCAGGAAAACCTAATCCCCAAGATTATCTTTTGGGAGAAAATTGGTTTTCAGACTCTACTAAACCCAGCGATTTTGATGGAAGATTGCAAGGTGGAAAGACAATTTTTAAATGGAGAAATGAGGTGCTTTCCGATTGGGCGGAACGGTGGAGTTGGTTGAAATAA
- a CDS encoding 3-ketoacyl-ACP reductase, which produces MISLKNKTAIITGGSRGLGKAMALLMAQEGVNIGITGRNEEKLKAVADELKGLGVKVAFAAFDVSSETEVKKGIDALVTELGGVDILINNAGIGKIGTLEEMSSEDWQQVIQTNLFGVYFTAMAVYPYLKEKGEGDIINVASTAGLKGGAHMSAYAASKAAVISLSQSMMAEWRKQNIRVITLTPSTIASDMSIQAGLTDGNPDKVLQPEDFAEWVRDILKMNRRALIANGSIFSTNP; this is translated from the coding sequence ATGATTTCATTAAAAAATAAAACAGCCATCATTACCGGTGGAAGCCGTGGACTTGGTAAAGCCATGGCCTTGCTTATGGCTCAGGAAGGTGTGAATATTGGAATTACAGGCAGAAATGAGGAAAAATTAAAAGCTGTGGCTGATGAGTTGAAGGGGTTAGGTGTAAAAGTTGCTTTTGCTGCTTTTGATGTTTCCAGTGAAACTGAAGTAAAGAAAGGAATCGATGCCTTGGTAACTGAGCTAGGTGGAGTGGATATTTTAATTAACAATGCTGGGATTGGAAAAATTGGAACTTTGGAAGAAATGTCCTCAGAGGATTGGCAGCAGGTGATCCAAACAAATTTGTTTGGGGTTTATTTTACAGCGATGGCCGTATATCCATACCTGAAAGAAAAAGGGGAGGGTGATATTATCAATGTTGCCTCTACTGCCGGACTGAAGGGCGGAGCACATATGTCTGCTTATGCTGCTTCAAAAGCGGCAGTGATTTCACTTTCTCAATCCATGATGGCCGAGTGGAGAAAACAAAATATTCGAGTTATAACCTTGACTCCTAGTACCATTGCTTCGGATATGAGTATTCAAGCTGGTTTGACCGATGGCAATCCGGATAAAGTACTTCAGCCGGAAGATTTTGCAGAATGGGTAAGAGATATTCTGAAAATGAACCGTCGTGCTTTAATTGCCAATGGTTCGATTTTTTCTACCAATCCTTGA
- a CDS encoding FG-GAP repeat domain-containing protein gives MSTLKPILTVLLASTPLLVSAQETTVKFQKQVIAFESTESVGVFDVNNDGILDLVSGSFWYKGPEFIDRSLIGQVKRYGEYYEDFSTIPMDVNEDGKMDFVTGGWFEGTLIWKENPGDGSEWPIHEIAKTGNIETTRGWDIDGDGVLEIFPNTPRKPLAFFKKTGPDQFEKYPVSDMHGHGLGLGDINGDGRKDLVISEGWLEAPNDLKNGKWTLHEDFNLGDASIPMIIVDVNGDGLNDIIVGQAHTFGLFWLEQQKTGNTLNFVKHQIDPYQSQYHTMEWVDIDNDGQNELVTGKRHRAHNGKDPGGKDYVGLYYFKWNGESFSKNIISYGPAGEGKGSGLYFSVADLNKDGWKDIAVAGKDGLVIFHNLGNEKK, from the coding sequence ATGAGTACTCTAAAACCAATCCTAACTGTTTTGCTGGCTTCAACACCGTTATTGGTTTCTGCTCAGGAAACAACCGTGAAGTTCCAGAAACAGGTAATCGCTTTCGAAAGCACAGAATCAGTGGGAGTATTTGATGTGAATAATGATGGGATTTTGGATTTGGTCTCCGGTAGTTTTTGGTACAAAGGCCCCGAGTTTATCGATCGATCTCTGATCGGACAGGTGAAACGCTATGGCGAATATTATGAAGATTTTTCCACCATCCCTATGGATGTCAATGAGGATGGGAAAATGGATTTTGTAACGGGAGGATGGTTTGAAGGAACATTGATCTGGAAAGAAAATCCAGGAGATGGGTCTGAGTGGCCCATTCATGAAATTGCAAAAACCGGTAATATAGAAACCACCAGGGGTTGGGATATCGACGGAGATGGGGTGTTGGAAATTTTCCCAAATACGCCTAGAAAACCACTCGCTTTTTTTAAGAAAACGGGTCCCGATCAGTTTGAAAAGTATCCTGTTTCGGACATGCATGGACATGGACTGGGCTTAGGTGATATCAATGGAGATGGAAGAAAAGATTTAGTGATTTCTGAAGGATGGTTGGAAGCTCCCAATGACTTGAAAAATGGAAAATGGACATTGCATGAAGACTTCAATTTAGGTGATGCCAGTATTCCTATGATCATTGTAGACGTCAATGGAGACGGGCTTAATGACATTATAGTAGGACAAGCCCATACATTTGGCTTGTTTTGGTTGGAGCAACAAAAAACAGGAAATACCCTCAATTTTGTCAAGCATCAAATCGACCCTTATCAATCCCAATACCACACCATGGAATGGGTGGACATAGATAATGATGGACAAAATGAACTAGTGACAGGAAAACGTCACCGGGCACATAATGGCAAAGACCCAGGAGGCAAGGATTATGTGGGATTATACTATTTCAAATGGAACGGGGAGTCTTTTAGCAAAAACATCATTAGCTATGGACCGGCAGGAGAAGGCAAAGGAAGTGGGTTGTATTTTTCAGTTGCTGACCTCAACAAAGACGGATGGAAGGATATTGCGGTGGCGGGAAAGGATGGATTGGTGATATTCCATAATTTGGGGAATGAAAAAAAGTGA
- a CDS encoding LutC/YkgG family protein yields the protein MSSKELILSSIKKLSQEEQPLPAVPSFDAAENILETFQQSVKNNKGTLISELELVDLVNSGAYPKVYSGSKLIPDLKTFELPEKGTDLNDLDLAIIDGQLGVAENAAIWLEDENLGLRAVPFITQHLVIVLEKSKLVGNMHEAYSLIGLHYSGFGVFIAGPSKTADIEQSLVIGAHGAKSLKVVLV from the coding sequence ATGAGCAGTAAAGAATTGATACTATCCAGCATTAAAAAGCTTTCGCAAGAAGAGCAGCCACTACCTGCTGTCCCTTCATTTGATGCGGCAGAAAATATTTTAGAAACCTTTCAGCAATCTGTCAAAAACAATAAGGGAACTCTTATCTCCGAGTTGGAATTGGTGGATTTAGTAAATTCAGGAGCCTATCCAAAAGTCTATTCAGGCTCTAAATTAATTCCTGATTTAAAAACTTTTGAACTACCTGAAAAGGGTACAGATTTAAATGATTTGGACCTTGCCATTATTGATGGCCAATTGGGTGTTGCAGAAAATGCGGCAATATGGCTGGAAGATGAAAACCTAGGTTTAAGGGCAGTTCCCTTTATCACCCAGCACTTAGTCATCGTACTGGAAAAATCTAAATTAGTGGGAAACATGCATGAGGCCTACTCCCTCATTGGTTTGCATTATTCAGGTTTCGGAGTATTTATCGCCGGACCTTCCAAAACTGCTGATATAGAACAATCCCTTGTAATTGGTGCCCATGGTGCTAAAAGCCTAAAAGTCGTTTTGGTTTAG